The DNA segment CGTTCTCGATAAAGCCAATGAAACAATTGACTTGCGCGATATGGTTTTTCTCCAAGCATTGAAACAAAAACTTGCAGTTCCGATTGCGTGAGACCGGTGATGTTTGTTAATTCAGCGTTCAAGGGAAAAATTGGCAAAAATTCGGCACAAAATACTAATTCTTTTTGCGGTGAACAAGCCTACGCGGAGAAATTTATCTTCGCATTTTTATTGAATGATGTATAGTTTTGAAGGAAAGATTTTTCGTACTTTTTGCCGCAAAAAACATTCGTGCTATGAACTCACCGTTTCAAAACTTTTTGTTTCCCGTATCACTTACATTTGATGACGTTCTACTCCTTCCGCAGTATTCCGAAATTCTTCCGAATGAAGTTGATACATCTATTTCACTTTCAAAAAAATTGCATCTTGACATTCCAATAATTTCTTCACCAATGGATACTGTAACAGAAAGTGAAATGGCAATTGCGATTGCAAACGAAGGAGGAATGGGAATTATTCACCGCAACTTTTCAATTGAAAGACAAACAGAAGAAATCAAAAAAGTAAAATCGAAAAATAAAAAGTTGTTTGTTGGCGCCGCTGTCGGAGTTGGAGAAGATGCAAAACGACGTGCGGAAAATTTAGTAAACGCAGGAACAAACGCGCTCGTGATTGATACTGCACACGGTCATTCTAAAAAAGTAAAAGAGATGCTCGTGTTTTTGAAAAAGGAAATTTCTGAAATCGTTATTATTGCTGGAAATATCGGAACAAGAGACGGAGCAAAATTTTTGATTGACAATGGAGCAGATGTGTTGAGAGTTGGAATTGGTCCCGGTTCAATATGCACAACACGCATAGTTGCCGGGGTCGGAATTCCACAACTCACTGCAATTATGGAAACATCAAAAATTGCAAAGCGAAATAAAATTCCCATCATTGCTGATGGAGGAATAAAAAATTCCGCTGACGTTGTGAAAGCATTAGCCGCCGGCGCAAATGTGGTGATGCTCGGAAATTTACTCGCGGGAACGGATGAAAGTCCCGGCGAATTGATTGAACTTCACGGACGGCGTTTCAAACATTATCGCGGAATGGGTTCGATTGGTGCAATGCAAGGAATCGGCGGCGATAGATATACGAGCGGTTTGAAAGCAACAACGAAAACTGTTGCCGAAGGTGTTGAAGGTCGTGTTCCATATCGTGGAAGTTTGTCAAATGTTATTTCGCAAATCATCGGTGGTTTGCGCTCGGGAATGGGATATGTCGGCGCGAAAAACATTTCTGAGTTACATAAGAAAGCAAAATTCACATTCATCACAAAAGCAGGAATGATTGAGAGTTTGCCCCACAATGTCGAAATCACATCTGAAGCGATGAGATGAAATTCTCACGCAAAGACGCGAAGTCGCTATTTATAAATTTGCGTCTTAAATTATTTCTCGATAAACTTGTTATGAAACTCTTCTTCAAAAGCCATTTCTTAAAGTCGCAAATCCAAAACCTCCTTTGCATCTTCGCGTCTTGGCGTGAGATAAAACAATGCACGATTCAATAGCCATTCTCGATTTCGGTTCACAATTTTCGCAACTTATTTGCAGACGAGTTCGTGAACTTGGTGTGTACGCCGAACTTTTTTCCCACGACACTTCAAAGGAAGAATTATTTTCCCACAACATCAAAGGAATAATTCTTTCGGGTGGTCCCGCAAGCATATATGAAACCGATTCCCCGCAACTCCACCACTCAATTACTCAACTACTCAACCACTCATCTACTCCCATCCTCGGAATTTGTTACGGAATGCAACTTCTCGTTCACACGTTGAAAGGAAAAGTATCGCGCAGTGAAAAACGTGAATACGGTTTTGCAGAAATTGAAATCGAAAAAACAAACGAGATTTTTTCTTCGCTTGAAAAAAAGCAAACCGTGTGGATGAGTCACGGTGATGAAGTAGAGGAATTGCCAAATGGATTTTCAAAAACTGCTTCGAGTGTAAATTGCAATTTCGCTGCGATGGTAAATGTGGAGAAAAATATTTTTGGTGTCCAATTTCACCCGGAAGTTGCGCACACAAAAAATGGAAAAGCCATTCTGAAAAATTTTGTTCTCGGTATTTGTCAATGTAAAAATGATTGGAGTGCAAAAAGTTTTATTGACGAATCGGTTGAAACAATTCGCACAAAAGTCGGGAAAGAAAATGTTCTTCTCGGTTTGTCGGGCGGAGTGGATAGTTCGGTAACTGCGGCATTACTTCACAAAGCAATTAACAAACAACTTACGTGTGTTTTTGTGGATAATGGTTTGCTCAGGAAAAATGAAGCAGAAAATGTTCAACAAACTTTCAATTCGTTTCCACAATTCAATCTCATTGCCGTAAATGCA comes from the Ignavibacteria bacterium genome and includes:
- a CDS encoding IMP dehydrogenase, with product MNSPFQNFLFPVSLTFDDVLLLPQYSEILPNEVDTSISLSKKLHLDIPIISSPMDTVTESEMAIAIANEGGMGIIHRNFSIERQTEEIKKVKSKNKKLFVGAAVGVGEDAKRRAENLVNAGTNALVIDTAHGHSKKVKEMLVFLKKEISEIVIIAGNIGTRDGAKFLIDNGADVLRVGIGPGSICTTRIVAGVGIPQLTAIMETSKIAKRNKIPIIADGGIKNSADVVKALAAGANVVMLGNLLAGTDESPGELIELHGRRFKHYRGMGSIGAMQGIGGDRYTSGLKATTKTVAEGVEGRVPYRGSLSNVISQIIGGLRSGMGYVGAKNISELHKKAKFTFITKAGMIESLPHNVEITSEAMR
- the guaA gene encoding glutamine-hydrolyzing GMP synthase translates to MHDSIAILDFGSQFSQLICRRVRELGVYAELFSHDTSKEELFSHNIKGIILSGGPASIYETDSPQLHHSITQLLNHSSTPILGICYGMQLLVHTLKGKVSRSEKREYGFAEIEIEKTNEIFSSLEKKQTVWMSHGDEVEELPNGFSKTASSVNCNFAAMVNVEKNIFGVQFHPEVAHTKNGKAILKNFVLGICQCKNDWSAKSFIDESVETIRTKVGKENVLLGLSGGVDSSVTAALLHKAINKQLTCVFVDNGLLRKNEAENVQQTFNSFPQFNLIAVNAKEKFLSALKGITDPEEKRKRIGETFIRVFEETVRQVSNLSTGQIGNLSYKFLAQGTLYPDVIESAHPERNKAHKIKTHHNVGGLPKDLHFELIEPLRYLFKDEVRRVGLELVLPEEIVFRHPFPGPGLAVRIIGEVTEENLSLLREADAIFIEELRYANLYRQVWQAFAVLTHVQSVGVMGDGRTYDKLVVLRSVTSDDGMTADWSRLPDELLAKVSSRIVNEVRGINRVAYDITSKPPATIEWE